GCAGGCCGCGCTCGACGCCGACGTCGCGGAGAGCGGCGACACCGTCGTCGTCCTCTCGGGGATGATGACCGACCTCGAGGGAGCCGGGACGACGAACATGCTGAAGGTCCACATCGCCGCGGAGACGCTCGCCGCCGGGCGCGGCGTCGTCTCGGGATACGTCTCGGGACCGCTCCATCACGTTCCCGACGGCGACATCACTGACCTCCCGGCGGGCGCGATCGTCGCGCTCGACGCGGACTTCGACGACGAGTTCCACGGCGACGTCTCCCGGATCGGCGGCATCGTCGACGCCCGGTCGGGGATGACGGGCTACCCCGCGCTGGTCGCGCGCGAGGTCGGCATCCCGATGGTGAGCGGCGCGGACGTCGTCGGCGGCCGAGCGGGCGAGGTCGTGACGCTGGACGCGGAACGCGGCGTCGTCTACGAGGGCGAGATCCGTCGGCCCGGAACCGAGCGCGCCGAGTACTGACGGCGCGCCCGACGCCGACCCGGTCGGTCGTGACCGTGCGACGCCACTCCGACGCCGACCCGGTCTGCCGGGACGGTTCGACGCCACCCCGACGCCGGCGGCGCGTTCGATTCGAATGCTGCGACGGCGCGGACCCGGCGGTTTTTCACGTTGCGTCCGCTATCACGGTGCATGAACGAGGACACGTCCGTGGACGACGCGGACGGCGCAGACGACGTTCGCGAAGACGGCTTCGAGTGGGGCGTCGGGCGCGACGACACCGGCTCCGGGACCGAATCGGTCGACGACGACGTCCGCGAGACCGTCGAGCGCGACCTCGCCGAACTCGCAGAGGACGACGAGCCCGAGTATCCGTCGGGCGACGACCCGGTGACGCCCCAGTCGATCGACGCGGAGAACGCCGCGTTCGTCGTGCTCGGCGTCCTCGCGACCGTCGGCCTCGTCGCGTTCCTCGTGCTGAGCGTCTGACGTCGCGCCGGATTCTCGTTCGCGTCGCCGCACAAGGTTTAATCGGACCGCCCACCAAGCGTCGCGCATGGTCGACCCTCTCGGCGTGGGATTGCCGCTATTGCTGGTCCTCGCGGGGACTGCGTTGATGCTCGCGGAGGCGGTGATTCCCGGTGCGCAGTTCGTCGTCGTCGGCGTCGCGCTGTTCCTCTCCGGAGTCGTCGGCATCCTGCTCGGGGGAGCGTTCTCGTCGGTCGTCGCGCTGGCGCTCATGACCGTCGTGTTCGGCGTGTTCGCGTACTTCGCGTTCCGCGAGATGGACCTGTACAACGGCCCGGACCGCGGGCAGACGACCGACTCGGACGACCTGTCCGGGGTGACGGCGGTGGTCACGGAGACCATCACGTCCCGCGGCGGTGCGGTCCGACTCCAGAAGGGTGGTGGCTTCGATCCGAACTATCGCGCGCGCTCCGAGCACGGCGACATCGAGGAGGGCGAGGAGGTCATCGTCACGGAC
Above is a genomic segment from Halorubellus sp. JP-L1 containing:
- a CDS encoding NfeD family protein, with translation MVDPLGVGLPLLLVLAGTALMLAEAVIPGAQFVVVGVALFLSGVVGILLGGAFSSVVALALMTVVFGVFAYFAFREMDLYNGPDRGQTTDSDDLSGVTAVVTETITSRGGAVRLQKGGGFDPNYRARSEHGDIEEGEEVIVTDPGGGNVLTVASLDRIREDSIDRELARGRTADDSTASTDEGDSDDTATTRSRASSSDSSTRAGETAANDEEARSEDGEEETETERA